The Chionomys nivalis chromosome 6, mChiNiv1.1, whole genome shotgun sequence sequence CGTGGCCACAGGAGATCTCCAGTTAGATTCCAGCTGAGGGACTCTCTGTAGGATAGGTCTTGAGGGACGGAAACTAGTGGCTTCAGGCTCAGTTGTCAACCAGTATTCGCCCACAGTGATGTGGGAGCCCACGCTCTTGCTGAAGTTCCAAGAGCCTCCACGTGGGGGAGCCATCCGCTGGGAGCGGGCCCTGCTGGTGCTATACCCGGGACCCGGCCCCCAGGTCACCGTCACAGGGACTGGACTGCAGGGCACACAGGTACGTGAGAGTGGCATGGGGCCATCCCGGAACAGCCGTCTGGTTGGGGTGTATAAAGATCTGCCTAATAGAAGGGTTCCTGGGGTCACTAGTACACAAGGTAATCTACTCCCGGTATGGGATGGGTGTGCCTGGTAACCTGGCCATCCTCAGTCCAGCAGAGTCCCGATGTCTACAGAACCTCTGCCCTACACGGGACACCCGCTATTTGGTGCTGGTTGTGGATATCCCAGCGGGGGCCTGGAGTGGCCCTGGCCTTGCCCTAACTCTTCAGTCACGCAGAGAAGGTAGGTCCAGGTCCGGGCAGAGGGGAAGGGACGGTGTGAAAAGAGGCTGCCCTTTGCCCTTCCCCTCAGCTAGCCACGTGCCCACTCCCCGCAGGTGCCACCCTGAGCATCGCCCAGCTGCAGGCTTTTCTGTTTGGCTCTGACTCCCGCTGTTTCACACGTATGACCCCTACCCTGCTGTTGCTGCCACCTACCCAGTCATCAGTGCAGCCAGCGCATGGCCAGCTGGACACCATGCCCTTCCCGCCGCCCAGGTGTGCGCACGGCAGGGCTGGAGTTGGAACTGGGAAGATGTGGGGAGGAGGAAATGCGCCCACCACAGCCTCTTGTGCTCAAGGTTGGCTCACTGCCTTCGATTCCAGGCTGCCCCTGGAGCCGGAGGATCTGCCACACAGCGCCGACCCCTTCCTAGAGACTCTCACCCGCTTAGTGCGTGCCTTGCGGGGACCCCCTACCCGAGCCTCTCACACGCGTCTGGCCCTGGACCCTGGGGCGCTGGCCAACTTCCCACAGGGCCTGGTCAACCTGTCGGACCCCGCGGCCCTGGAATGCCTGCTCGATGGGGAGGAACCCCTGCTACTGCTGCTGTCTCCCACTGCAGCCACCGTGGGGGACCCCACGCCGCTGCAGggccctgcctctgctccctgggcCGCCGACCTGGCACGCAGGGTGGCCGTGGAGCTGCAGGCGGCGGCCTCAGAGCTGCGTAGCCTTCCAGGTCTGCCACCCGCTGCGCCCCCTCTGCTGTCGCGCCTGCTGGCGCTGTGCCCCAATGACTCCAACAGCCCCGGGGACCCACTGCGCGCGCTGCTTCTACTAAAGGCACTGCAGGGTCTGCGTGCTGAGTGGCGTGGGAGGGAAGGGCGCGGGAGGGCTGGACGCAGCGTGGAGACCGCTGCAGAAGGGCCTTGCAGGCTGCGCGAGCTAAGTGTGGATCTGCGGGCAGAGCGCTCAGTGCTCATCCCTGAGACCTACCAGGCCAACAACTGTCAAGGCACCTGCGTGTGGCCACAGTCCGACCGCAACCCGCACTACGGGAACCACGTGGTCCTCCTGCTGAAGATGCAGGCTCGCGGGGCTGCCCTGGGGCGCCTACCCTGCTGCGTGCCCACTGCATACGCGGGCAAGCTGCTCATCAGCCTGTCCGAGGAACGCATTAGCGCGCACCACGTGCCTAACATGGTGGCCACCGAGTGCGGCTGCCGCTGACGCCTGCTTTGTCTCCAGACAGTATACCAATAAAGATCAGCAAACACTCAGCGGGGGTGTCTGTGGGTGGAGGGACctccctctcaagtgctagatctacacacacgtacacacaccttCCAGTCCGGGAGGATGCACTCCATCTCCATCACTTTTtaaggacagggtctctctatcctggaacttactatgcagaccaggctggcctcgaactcacagagagcggACTGaccctacctccccagtgctggcattaaactCCCAGACCATGtcactttttaaattagttaaCTAATTTGTATGTGTGGAGGGgagggttgaggcaggagaattgctttgAGTCATCCTGAACTACAGAGTAAAACCCTGCTTCAAAGTCCAAAAGAGGGGAGCGAGACAAACAGCTCAGCCGTAAAGGGCGCTTGCACATCCCAACCCCgacccccccaccccaggctcaaacctgaaaaagaaaatgtggcggTGCAGGTGTgtctggaggtggagacaggagggtcagaacTGCAAGCACGCTGATGGAGGTCAGGATAATGAAGGGGAGTGTGTCCCAGGATAAAGGCTCagcggcaagcacctttacccacttcGCCATCTCGTCGACCCTTGGGGTCCAGGCACAAAGGAGCAGAAAACGTGGCTGTCGCAGCACGAGCTTTATTTACTGGTGCTGCAGGGAGAAGGGACACGGGGTTCACCAAGGAGGACAGGGGCAGGATCAATCGCGCCCCTTTCCCACACGGGGCTTCTGTCTGGGTCGGTCGTCACGGTCGTGGCGTCGCCGGGAAGCCCAGGCCTGCCGCTTCTCATGCTCGAGTTCCCTGGAGGACCGCATCCATGGCCGATGGCCTCCTTCGCGGGCCTCCCAGCGCCGGGACAGGGATTGGCGGGGCTCCCTGGTGACCCACggcctctcctccttcctgggCTTCTCCctcctcagtttctccttcttcAGCTTCTCTCGTTTCTTTGACTTCTCCCTCGGCCTCTCCTGGGACCCTTGGCCACCAAGGGGTGCGCACTCTTCTCCAGAGGCCTCTGGGGTGGACCCGCCAGGCTCCCCCTGGGTTTCTGCTTCTGCAGCCTCAGGCTTTTCCTGCTTCTGTACCTGGGGCCCGGGTGGCTCAGGCTTGGGCTCAGGAGGCCCCGATGGGGGCACCAAGAGCGGGGGCTTAGGCTGCAGAAAGACAATGTGGGGTCTTGGGGTCCGCGCCCATCTCCCCACAAGCCGGACCTCCTTTTCCCTGGAAAGCAGCCCCATCAGGTGAAGGCCCGGGAAGAAAGCTTACCGCGGGCGCCTCTGGTTTCTTGGGTGTAGGACTGGGCGGGACCCACTGCTGAGGGATTTCCACCGCCACCTCCCCAGCCACCGCGTCTGAAAGTCAGTCGGTCTGGGTTGGAGGACAGAGCGCACCCTCCTCATCCTCCCACTCAGCCCCAGAACAACCCACTTCAGCAGTCTACCTCATGCTCCTGCTGCTGGGATACCCCCTCCTCCTAGAGaccccccttttctcttctcttctcttctcttctcttctcttctcttctcttctcttctcttctcgtctcttctcttctcttctcttctcctctctccctctcttctcttctcttctcttctcttctcctctctccctctcttctcctctctcctcctttcccctcccctcccctcccccctctctctgcacGGGGACATCTAGCCTGGGGTGGACTATGAAGGAGTGGGACCAGGTTCAGTCTCACATGCCCGTCATCCTGGCTGgaggatgctgagacaggaggattgccatgagacCCAGGCTAATCTGTGTTATATAAAATGAGCCCTtaactcaaaagcaaacaaaaaagcctgGGTTCAGCTCTTGGGAGTTCAAAGCAGGGGGAtcagaggccagccagggctatatagaaagcttgaggccagcctggactatgtgaaactctgtcaaaaaaaaaaaaatgtctgggcatggtgactcacacctttaattccagcacgtgggagggacgcagaggcaggcgaatttctcAGAGTCTAcagaggccagccagggatacagagtgagactctggctcaaaatgaatgaatgaatgaatgaatgaatgaatgaatgaatgaatgaatgccagTTGAGCCAAGAGCACCCCAAAGGCAGGCTTGGAAGCCTAGGTGTGACCATGCGGCTCACAGGCTATTCCTGGGGTAGGGAGAGACTTGAGCACAATGTTTGTAGGAACAATGGAGTCACTGCCCCCGCAGGGCTGCAGGGAATGCACCCCACCCCTTTGGAGAGGACTCTCACTGTCCCTACCCCTGCCGCAGGCCAATCCCTCCTCTGCAAGGCTCACCCTGACAGAGCTGGACAGCCGAGCCCAGCAGTGCCACCAGAGAGGCCAGCACCAGGCACTTGTTGAGCGTCAGGTCTCCCCAAGGCAGGTCGTCCCTGggcggtggcggtggcggcggGGGCTTCAGGGGAGGCGCAGCCTGCAACTTTCTGCGTGCGGGAACGCTCCGGGGGCCTGTGGAGACAAGGTTTGGTCGCCTGTGGCTCCTGTCGCCCCATCCCCGCCCGCTCGCCCTCCCCGCGCAAACCCACTTGTCCCAGCTTTAGGAATCCCTTTACTGGTTCCCAGACCCT is a genomic window containing:
- the Amh gene encoding muellerian-inhibiting factor; the protein is MQGRPLSPMALLLVTMGAVLQAETLREELQRAPSTRGLIFLEDGVWPPSDPPEPLCLVMLRAEGNRSRIPLRVVGGLDSYEHAFLEAVQESHWGPQDLATFGVCTPDAQAVLPLLQHLGAWLGEPGGQQLLVLHLTEVMWEPTLLLKFQEPPRGGAIRWERALLVLYPGPGPQVTVTGTGLQGTQNLCPTRDTRYLVLVVDIPAGAWSGPGLALTLQSRREGATLSIAQLQAFLFGSDSRCFTRMTPTLLLLPPTQSSVQPAHGQLDTMPFPPPRLPLEPEDLPHSADPFLETLTRLVRALRGPPTRASHTRLALDPGALANFPQGLVNLSDPAALECLLDGEEPLLLLLSPTAATVGDPTPLQGPASAPWAADLARRVAVELQAAASELRSLPGLPPAAPPLLSRLLALCPNDSNSPGDPLRALLLLKALQGLRAEWRGREGRGRAGRSVETAAEGPCRLRELSVDLRAERSVLIPETYQANNCQGTCVWPQSDRNPHYGNHVVLLLKMQARGAALGRLPCCVPTAYAGKLLISLSEERISAHHVPNMVATECGCR
- the Jsrp1 gene encoding junctional sarcoplasmic reticulum protein 1, which encodes MTARGLEDLDGGLGSCLPSDDFSLLEEPSSGRRPDGKAQGASRLADSCRWTPVLQDTVTAGTVEKELVAQEGLGTSKGIPKAGTSPRSVPARRKLQAAPPLKPPPPPPPPRDDLPWGDLTLNKCLVLASLVALLGSAVQLCQDAVAGEVAVEIPQQWVPPSPTPKKPEAPAPKPPLLVPPSGPPEPKPEPPGPQVQKQEKPEAAEAETQGEPGGSTPEASGEECAPLGGQGSQERPREKSKKREKLKKEKLRREKPRKEERPWVTREPRQSLSRRWEAREGGHRPWMRSSRELEHEKRQAWASRRRHDRDDRPRQKPRVGKGRD